The following is a genomic window from Neodiprion pinetum isolate iyNeoPine1 chromosome 3, iyNeoPine1.2, whole genome shotgun sequence.
ATTGATGATGGTTCCAGACTGTCAGCGTCGACTGGTAAAAGCATTtgaagagttgaaaaaaattttggaaagtgaGCAAGACTTGAAAGAGGCAGAAGCATACGCTGAAGCAGAAAAAGTGATTCTTGAAGCAGAAATCCAGCTTCCACAGCCAGGAGAAGATTTAAAGACATGTTAAATCGTATAAGCTATGTTACCATCAGTTGAATAACGACTAATCATTACccaatttttgtattcttttGCATTCGCGATATACTTTCCATTGCAGTAGAAACTAAGCTAATTTACACTTAATATTCCCATACATAGTGATAAGTTTTCgaagaatatttatttaatttttttatttcaaatttaaattttgttgcTGCAATAATGTATAGAAATCAGAACTTTGCACAAATACCACCTCACTACT
Proteins encoded in this region:
- the LOC124214063 gene encoding tubulin-specific chaperone A, translating into MSDPRIRTLKIKTGVVKRLAKEKVTYEREAAQQRDRIQKFKDQGKDEYDIRKQEEVLQESLMMVPDCQRRLVKAFEELKKILESEQDLKEAEAYAEAEKVILEAEIQLPQPGEDLKTC